TCGCGTCGATGTTGGCTAGGCGATCGGCTACCGAAGCTGGAGTTGGCGTCGCTGACATCGCCGGCCCGCGTGACATGCCATCGTAGGTTTTCAACCCGCTCATCACGCCGACATCTTTGCCTGCGGCTTGAAAAATGGATTCCAAGAGAGCAATCGTCGTGGACTTTCCTACGCCGCCGACAACGCCTATGACGCGAACATGCTGACTTGGGTGCCCGACGAGAGCTTGGCATAGTTCGCTGTAAGCGGCTCGACTATCGGAGACGACGTAGACAGGCACGTCGAACACAGGAACGAGCCGCTCGCAAATAACAGCAATAGCCCCACGAGCGACCGCGTCGCGAGCATCTTCGTGTCCATCCTGCTCACCATTGTCGAGTGCGACAAACACATCCCCCGGCTGAACCTGCTGCCAATCACTGGTGCAGCTCCTCGCAAGCGAGCCGGCTGGTCCGGTTCGTTTGGCCTTCGAGAAAAGCACATCAAGTGGAACGCCCGATTGGCGTCGAGAACCACTTTGCGTGGCGAGGGAATCAGAAAGAGAATTGGCTGGGTCGGAATTCTGAGCCTTGAACGACATACTGACAGGCCTCCTTGCCTGGGTCGGGTCGAAGTTTCCGTTGCGGGTGGAAACCCTCGCCCAACAAATCGTCTAGTCGCGACGCGAGAATCCGTTCTCACGTCCTATCCTATCGAGTTGATGAGCCTCCTGGCTCCCGCCCCAGGTGAACCAACCAAGAGGCTTACTCGATAAGAGCAAACGCAGTTGAGTCCTTCTCCGATAGTGCGTCAAGACGAGATTCTTTTGGAAGCGAATGTGACTGACTTTTGGGATTGTTTGCTAGCTTCACTGGACATGTAAATTCTGCGGGCTGAGAATGGAGGATAGACACTCAAATCCCAAACTGCTTTTTCTGCGCTTCGATGGACGATTTTGACGTTGCTAGCTTGGCCGCCTACTTGCACTTGATGCCTGCGCAGATTGCGAAGTTGGCAGAACGGGGGAAAATACCGGGGCGCCGCGTGGGGGGAGAGTGGGTTTTCTCGCGTCCTGAAATCCACCATTGGCTGGAAGAGCGAATCGGCGTCTCTGATGACGATGAACTCGCCACGATGGAAACCAACCTGGAGCGAGCCGACCAAAGTGGGGTCGATCTAGAACTCTCGGATCTCCTTTTATCCGAAAGCATTGCGATTCCACTCCAAGCTCGCACCCGAAAGAAGGTGATCACGGCCATGTGCGAACTGGCCGCCTCGACGGGGATGCTTTGGGACCCGACGAAAATGTCGGAAGCCGTGACGGCGCGCGAAGAACTACAGTCGACCGCGCTGGATATCGGAGTCGCGCTTCTCCACCCGCGTCGGCCGCAGTCTTCGATCCTCGCACAAACCGTGATCGCACTGGGCATCACAGCTACGGGGATTCCTTTTGGCGGGGCGCATGGACAGCTCACGGATGTGTTTTTTCTGATTGCCTCGACGAGTGATCAAGAACACTTGCGTGTGCTTGCCCGATTAGCCCGCGTAATCAACGATCCCGACTGGTTGGCCGAGCTTCGTTCAGCCGAAGATCCGAAGGCGGCTCGAAAGCTGGTCGTCGATCGAGATATTGAACTGAGCTCATGAAGTCCGGCAACTCTACAAGTGCGGTTGATGCATGGCTCGTCGGTGATTGGTCCGCAGGTGAGTTCCAGTCGTTGCGGTCGGAGATAACGGAGTTCAAAGATCTGCTTGCTTTAGAGTCGATTCATGATTCGCAAAGACTCATCGAAGATCAGAACTCGGCCCCCGAGTTGCTGCTCGTCGCGTTGCCACGCCCCGGAGCGATTGCACAAAGCGATGTCGATGCTCTTGCTCGACGATCGCCCCTAACAAGAATTGTGATCGTCGCAGGAACCTGGTGCGAGGGCGAACTCCGCACGGGCCGCCCGCTCACCGGTGTTGTCAGATTGCCGTGGTACGAACTGCCCACATGGTGGCGAGCAGCACAGGTAGCGCTCGCGGCTGGAAAAAGTCCGCCGTGGTCAGTGGCTTTAGATAACCCGCTTGCCGGTCGCGAGATTGCCGAACCAACGAAACCTGCCCTACGTTCCGGGCATGTAATTGTTGACTCCGTCGATCATGCAGTTTTCGCCGCCCTAAGTACGGCACTTTCGCCCTACGGATTGTTTTGTCAATGGCAGCCTCGTCATCGCCGGGAGCGATGGCGTTCGGCACCCGACCAGGACTGTGCGGTTGCGATCTGGGACGGCAGCCAACTCGACGCTAATGAGCTATCGAATCTGGAGGCATTTGCGGAACGGATGAGAGAGCATGGGGTTCCTGTGATCGCGTTGCTTGACTTTCCGCGTGTCGAACACGTGGAATTGACCAGGGAAATTGACGTCGTCGAGGTGATCGCGAAGCCATATCAGGTGGCGGGGTTGGTGCAAACTATTGATCGGTTGGGTCCGCTACGCGGCTAAGCCGCGAGCGGCTGGAACGGTGTGGAAGCGTTGCTAGCCAGTTGTGAGGGGCACATTTCACTCCTCCAACCAATTCACTTGAACTCTCAAGATCTCGCGTCGCCAATCGTCCTCAACGACTGGCCAAGCTTGGATAGAGTCCAGCTCATCGGGCAACTCGTGGGGCTGGCGAAACACCGGAACGCCTGACTCATGGGATTGCTGCTGGGTAGCTCGTTCGACAGGCATTAACTCTCGCGGGAGCCCAACGCGATTGCCGCGTCGCCAGGTGAGCTCTCCCTTATCGAAGATGCTGATGATCACTGGCAGTGGCAGGT
The genomic region above belongs to Lacipirellulaceae bacterium and contains:
- a CDS encoding PTS sugar transporter subunit IIA; translation: MDDFDVASLAAYLHLMPAQIAKLAERGKIPGRRVGGEWVFSRPEIHHWLEERIGVSDDDELATMETNLERADQSGVDLELSDLLLSESIAIPLQARTRKKVITAMCELAASTGMLWDPTKMSEAVTAREELQSTALDIGVALLHPRRPQSSILAQTVIALGITATGIPFGGAHGQLTDVFFLIASTSDQEHLRVLARLARVINDPDWLAELRSAEDPKAARKLVVDRDIELSS